From one Vanacampus margaritifer isolate UIUO_Vmar chromosome 12, RoL_Vmar_1.0, whole genome shotgun sequence genomic stretch:
- the LOC144061203 gene encoding calpain-2 catalytic subunit-like isoform X2 — protein sequence MSGIVKKLQHNRDKLNGIGTNAQAVPYLNQDYKSLKQSCLERRRLFEDESFEPLPASLGFNELGPGSYKVRGIRWLRPSDIVSNPQFIQKDATRTDICQGALGDCWLLAAIASLTLNKQILARVVPHDQSFEEDYAGIFHFEFWQFGDWVDVVVDDRLPTRDGELLFVHSADGSEFWSALLEKAYAKLNGCYEALSGGTTTEGFEDFTGGIAERHDLSSPDPHLYNIIRKALERGSLLGCSINITSAADSEAVTYRKLVKGHAYSVTGAEQVEYKGSGEKLIRIRNPWGQVEWNGDWSDNSSTWRYVSDDDRQRLKNRREDGEFWMSFSDFLREFSSLEICNLTPDALTSEYRKWAETEFEETWRIGVSAGGCRNFPNTFWTNPQFVIKLDQVDDDPYDGEDGCTFIIGLMQKDKRRRRKMGEDMETIGFLMYELPEEYSGSRQVHLKRNFFLRNSSAARSETFINLREVSSRQHLPPGEYLIVPSTFEPNKNGDFYIRVFSEKPAHFQEIDDPVDCHVEQIDIDEGDIDDRFKRLFGQLAGHDVEISAFELQRILNKVVVNRSDIKTDGFSLTTCRNMINLLDEDGTGKLGLVEFKILWTKIEKFLAIYREKDADNSGCMSSSEMRSAVEVAGFSLNNPLHQIIVARYREPSYSIDFDNFVCCLIRLESLFNAFKAVDNGSGVIKLNYTEWLELSML from the exons ATGAGCGGCATTGTCAAGAAGCTTCAGCACAACCGAGACAAATTGAATGGCATTGGAACCAATGCTCAGGCGGTGCCATACTTAAACCAGGACTACAAGTCACTGAAGCAAAGCTGCCTGGAGAGAAGACGCCTATTTGAGGATGAAAGCTTTGAGCCGCTTCCTGCATCTTTGGGATTCAATGAACTTGGACCCGGTTCCTATAAAGTCCGGGGCATCAGGTGGTTGAGACCTTCG gACATTGTATCCAATCCACAATTCATTCAGAAAGATGCTACCAGGACTGATATCTGTCAGGGAGCACTTG GTGACTGCTGGCTCCTGGCGGCTATTGCCTCATTGACGCTCAACAAGCAGATTTTGGCCCGCGTTGTACCGCATGACCAAAGTTTTGAAGAGGACTATGCTGGAATATTTCATTTTGAG TTCTGGCAGTTTGGCGACTGGGTGGATGTGGTGGTTGACGACCGCTTGCCCACCAGAGATGGAGAACTTCTGTTTGTCCACTCAGCAGATGGATCTGAGTTTTGGAGTGCCCTGCTGGAGAAGGCCTACGCCAA GTTAAATGGATGTTACGAGGCGCTCTCTGGAGGAACCACCACTGAAGGGTTCGAGGACTTCACTGGAGGCATTGCTGAGAGACATGATCTATCCAGCCCCGATCCGCACCTCTACAATATCATAAGGAAGGCCCTTGAGAGAGGTTCCCTTCTGGGATGCTCCATTAAT ATCACCAGTGCAGCCGATTCGGAAGCTGTCACATATCGCAAGTTGGTGAAGGGCCACGCCTACTCTGTGACAGGAGCTGAGCAG GTGGAGTACAAAGGAAGCGGGGAAAAGCTGATCAGAATCCGTAATCCATGGGGTCAGGTGGAATGGAATGGAGACTGGAGTGACAA TTCCTCTACGTGGAGATATGTAAGTGATGATGACCGCCAGAGGCTGAAAAACCGCAGAGAAGATGGGGAGTTCTG GATGTCATTTTCTGATTTCCTGAGAGAGTTTTCCAGCCTGGAGATCTGCAACCTCACACCTGATGCCCTAACATCAGAGTACAGGAAGTGGGCGGAGACAGAGTTTGAAGAAACGTGGAGAATCGGAGTTTCTGCCGGTGGCTGCAGGAACTTTCCAA ATACCTTCTGGACAAATCCTCAGTTTGTCATCAAACTGGACCAGGTGGATGATGACCCCTATGATGGAGAGGACGGCTGCACGTTCATCATCGGATTGATGCAGAAGGACAAGCGCCGCAGGAGAAAAATGGGGGAGGACATGGAGACTATTGGCTTCCTCATGTATGAG ctgCCTGAAGAG TACTCTGGCTCCAGGCAAGTGCACCTGAAGAGAAATTTCTTCTTGAGAAACAGCTCGGCTGCGCGCTCTGAGACCTTCATCAATCTTCGAGAGGTGTCCAGCCGTCAACATCTGCCGCCTGGGGAATATCTCATCGTTCCCTCCACCTTTGAGCCCAACAAGAACGGAGACTTCTATATACGGGTGTTCTCCGAGAAACCGGCACATTTTCA GGAGATTGATGATCCAGTTGACTGCCATGTTGAACAg ATTGACATCGATGAAGGCGATATTGATGACAGATTCAAGAGACTGTTTGGACAGCTGGCCGGACAT GATGTGGAAATTTCTGCATTTGAGCTGCAGAGAATCCTCAACAAAGTGGTGGTAAAtc GAAGTGACATCAAAACTGACGGCTTCAGCCTGACCACGTGCCGCAACATGATCAATCTGCTTGAT GAAGATGGAACCGGCAAACTAGGACTTGTGGAGTTTAAGATTCTGTGGACCAAGATTGAAAAGTTTTTG GCCATTTACAGAGAAAAAGATGCAGACAATAGTGGCTGCATGAGTTCATCTGAGATGCGGTCTGCAGTAGAAGTCGCTG GTTTCTCACTCAACAACCCACTGCACCAGATCATTGTTGCTCGCTACAGAGAACCAAGCTACTCCATAGACTTTGACAACTTTGTGTGCTGCCTAATCCGCCTAGAGTCACTTTTTA ATGCCTTCAAGGCAGTAGACAATGGTTCTGGTGTGATAAAGTTGAATTACACAGAG TGGCTGGAATTGTCCATGTTATAG
- the LOC144061203 gene encoding calpain-2 catalytic subunit-like isoform X1: MSGIVKKLQHNRDKLNGIGTNAQAVPYLNQDYKSLKQSCLERRRLFEDESFEPLPASLGFNELGPGSYKVRGIRWLRPSDIVSNPQFIQKDATRTDICQGALGDCWLLAAIASLTLNKQILARVVPHDQSFEEDYAGIFHFEFWQFGDWVDVVVDDRLPTRDGELLFVHSADGSEFWSALLEKAYAKLNGCYEALSGGTTTEGFEDFTGGIAERHDLSSPDPHLYNIIRKALERGSLLGCSINVSLSFLLYSDIINIGHCSYCLRFYPSQITSAADSEAVTYRKLVKGHAYSVTGAEQVEYKGSGEKLIRIRNPWGQVEWNGDWSDNSSTWRYVSDDDRQRLKNRREDGEFWMSFSDFLREFSSLEICNLTPDALTSEYRKWAETEFEETWRIGVSAGGCRNFPNTFWTNPQFVIKLDQVDDDPYDGEDGCTFIIGLMQKDKRRRRKMGEDMETIGFLMYELPEEYSGSRQVHLKRNFFLRNSSAARSETFINLREVSSRQHLPPGEYLIVPSTFEPNKNGDFYIRVFSEKPAHFQEIDDPVDCHVEQIDIDEGDIDDRFKRLFGQLAGHDVEISAFELQRILNKVVVNRSDIKTDGFSLTTCRNMINLLDEDGTGKLGLVEFKILWTKIEKFLAIYREKDADNSGCMSSSEMRSAVEVAGFSLNNPLHQIIVARYREPSYSIDFDNFVCCLIRLESLFNAFKAVDNGSGVIKLNYTEWLELSML; the protein is encoded by the exons ATGAGCGGCATTGTCAAGAAGCTTCAGCACAACCGAGACAAATTGAATGGCATTGGAACCAATGCTCAGGCGGTGCCATACTTAAACCAGGACTACAAGTCACTGAAGCAAAGCTGCCTGGAGAGAAGACGCCTATTTGAGGATGAAAGCTTTGAGCCGCTTCCTGCATCTTTGGGATTCAATGAACTTGGACCCGGTTCCTATAAAGTCCGGGGCATCAGGTGGTTGAGACCTTCG gACATTGTATCCAATCCACAATTCATTCAGAAAGATGCTACCAGGACTGATATCTGTCAGGGAGCACTTG GTGACTGCTGGCTCCTGGCGGCTATTGCCTCATTGACGCTCAACAAGCAGATTTTGGCCCGCGTTGTACCGCATGACCAAAGTTTTGAAGAGGACTATGCTGGAATATTTCATTTTGAG TTCTGGCAGTTTGGCGACTGGGTGGATGTGGTGGTTGACGACCGCTTGCCCACCAGAGATGGAGAACTTCTGTTTGTCCACTCAGCAGATGGATCTGAGTTTTGGAGTGCCCTGCTGGAGAAGGCCTACGCCAA GTTAAATGGATGTTACGAGGCGCTCTCTGGAGGAACCACCACTGAAGGGTTCGAGGACTTCACTGGAGGCATTGCTGAGAGACATGATCTATCCAGCCCCGATCCGCACCTCTACAATATCATAAGGAAGGCCCTTGAGAGAGGTTCCCTTCTGGGATGCTCCATTAATGTCAGTTTGAGCTTTTTGCTGTACTCGGACATCATTAACATAGGTCACTGCTCTTATTGTTTACGCTTCTATCCATCACAGATCACCAGTGCAGCCGATTCGGAAGCTGTCACATATCGCAAGTTGGTGAAGGGCCACGCCTACTCTGTGACAGGAGCTGAGCAG GTGGAGTACAAAGGAAGCGGGGAAAAGCTGATCAGAATCCGTAATCCATGGGGTCAGGTGGAATGGAATGGAGACTGGAGTGACAA TTCCTCTACGTGGAGATATGTAAGTGATGATGACCGCCAGAGGCTGAAAAACCGCAGAGAAGATGGGGAGTTCTG GATGTCATTTTCTGATTTCCTGAGAGAGTTTTCCAGCCTGGAGATCTGCAACCTCACACCTGATGCCCTAACATCAGAGTACAGGAAGTGGGCGGAGACAGAGTTTGAAGAAACGTGGAGAATCGGAGTTTCTGCCGGTGGCTGCAGGAACTTTCCAA ATACCTTCTGGACAAATCCTCAGTTTGTCATCAAACTGGACCAGGTGGATGATGACCCCTATGATGGAGAGGACGGCTGCACGTTCATCATCGGATTGATGCAGAAGGACAAGCGCCGCAGGAGAAAAATGGGGGAGGACATGGAGACTATTGGCTTCCTCATGTATGAG ctgCCTGAAGAG TACTCTGGCTCCAGGCAAGTGCACCTGAAGAGAAATTTCTTCTTGAGAAACAGCTCGGCTGCGCGCTCTGAGACCTTCATCAATCTTCGAGAGGTGTCCAGCCGTCAACATCTGCCGCCTGGGGAATATCTCATCGTTCCCTCCACCTTTGAGCCCAACAAGAACGGAGACTTCTATATACGGGTGTTCTCCGAGAAACCGGCACATTTTCA GGAGATTGATGATCCAGTTGACTGCCATGTTGAACAg ATTGACATCGATGAAGGCGATATTGATGACAGATTCAAGAGACTGTTTGGACAGCTGGCCGGACAT GATGTGGAAATTTCTGCATTTGAGCTGCAGAGAATCCTCAACAAAGTGGTGGTAAAtc GAAGTGACATCAAAACTGACGGCTTCAGCCTGACCACGTGCCGCAACATGATCAATCTGCTTGAT GAAGATGGAACCGGCAAACTAGGACTTGTGGAGTTTAAGATTCTGTGGACCAAGATTGAAAAGTTTTTG GCCATTTACAGAGAAAAAGATGCAGACAATAGTGGCTGCATGAGTTCATCTGAGATGCGGTCTGCAGTAGAAGTCGCTG GTTTCTCACTCAACAACCCACTGCACCAGATCATTGTTGCTCGCTACAGAGAACCAAGCTACTCCATAGACTTTGACAACTTTGTGTGCTGCCTAATCCGCCTAGAGTCACTTTTTA ATGCCTTCAAGGCAGTAGACAATGGTTCTGGTGTGATAAAGTTGAATTACACAGAG TGGCTGGAATTGTCCATGTTATAG